A stretch of Fusobacterium sp. DNA encodes these proteins:
- a CDS encoding amidohydrolase, which translates to MEILFYNAKVYLERGEFAEAVLVKKGLISKVGTSEKLLKVADSDCKKIDCHGKTIIPGLNDSHMHLLVLGESLQTVKLTNSKSVDEIIVRCRKFIKENPELSKNGVFAIGWNQDLFEGDKGIPNRHDADKISTEIPIILRRVCGHLMVSNTKAIEMLGIDGNSEQFEGGTFEIGEDGYPNGVFTENACRQLRKVIPEFSLEDRARMAVEAMKHAVSFGVTSVQSNDVGAVVLGDKDRYFKMFCKIYEEGKGLLRYHHQITFQSPEELRNYAENGELAKGNYPEDSWVTLGPLKLFKDGSLGARTAMLENDYVDDPGNRGEERFDEKYIEDLCRTADENGIQIATHVIGDAATNSVMRTYEKLIKDGKNPLRHALIHCQITNKTMLENIAKNNILVMYQPIFLDYDMHIVESRCGKELASTSYAFNTLDKLGGKISYGTDCPVEGCNPFPNIYCAVTRKDLKGNPEEGFYPEECVDIYTAVDAYTEGSAYAQFMENKKGRIKEGFYADMVILDKDIFTVDSLEIKDIKPLLTMVGGKIVYEKK; encoded by the coding sequence ATGGAAATATTATTTTATAATGCAAAGGTATATTTAGAAAGGGGAGAATTTGCTGAAGCAGTTTTAGTAAAAAAAGGATTAATATCAAAAGTTGGAACAAGTGAAAAACTTTTAAAAGTGGCAGATAGTGATTGCAAAAAAATAGACTGTCATGGAAAGACAATAATCCCAGGATTAAATGACTCTCATATGCATTTATTAGTATTGGGGGAATCTCTTCAAACAGTTAAACTTACAAATAGTAAATCTGTAGATGAAATAATAGTAAGATGCAGAAAATTTATAAAGGAGAATCCTGAATTATCAAAGAATGGAGTTTTTGCAATTGGATGGAATCAGGATTTATTTGAAGGAGATAAGGGAATACCTAACAGACATGATGCTGATAAAATATCTACAGAGATTCCAATTATTTTGAGAAGAGTATGTGGACATTTGATGGTTTCAAATACTAAAGCTATAGAAATGTTGGGAATAGATGGAAATTCTGAACAATTTGAAGGGGGAACATTTGAGATAGGGGAAGATGGATATCCAAATGGAGTATTTACTGAAAATGCCTGCCGTCAGCTGAGAAAAGTTATTCCAGAATTTTCTCTGGAAGATAGAGCAAGAATGGCAGTAGAAGCAATGAAGCATGCTGTTTCTTTTGGAGTGACAAGTGTACAAAGTAATGATGTAGGAGCAGTAGTTTTAGGAGATAAAGATAGATATTTTAAAATGTTCTGTAAAATCTATGAGGAAGGAAAGGGACTGCTTCGTTATCATCATCAAATAACTTTTCAATCACCAGAGGAATTAAGAAATTATGCGGAGAATGGGGAGCTCGCAAAAGGAAATTACCCAGAAGATTCATGGGTCACATTAGGTCCATTGAAATTATTTAAAGATGGAAGTCTAGGAGCCAGAACAGCAATGCTTGAAAATGATTATGTAGATGATCCTGGAAATCGTGGTGAAGAAAGATTTGATGAAAAATATATAGAAGATCTCTGTAGAACAGCTGATGAAAATGGAATACAGATAGCTACACATGTAATAGGTGATGCTGCAACAAATAGTGTTATGAGAACATATGAAAAACTTATAAAAGATGGAAAAAATCCTTTACGTCATGCTTTGATTCATTGTCAGATAACTAATAAGACAATGCTTGAAAATATAGCTAAAAACAATATTTTAGTAATGTATCAACCTATATTTTTAGATTATGATATGCATATTGTAGAATCGAGATGTGGAAAAGAGCTTGCTTCTACATCATATGCCTTTAATACTTTAGATAAATTAGGAGGAAAAATTTCATATGGAACAGACTGTCCTGTGGAAGGATGTAATCCTTTTCCTAACATATATTGTGCAGTAACTCGTAAAGATCTGAAAGGCAATCCAGAAGAAGGATTCTATCCAGAAGAATGTGTAGATATATATACAGCAGTTGATGCTTATACAGAAGGAAGTGCTTATGCACAATTTATGGAGAATAAAAAAGGAAGGATAAAAGAGGGATTTTATGCAGATATGGTTATATTAGATAAAGATATATTTACTGTGGATTCACTTGAAATAAAAGATATAAAACCATTATTAACTATGGTTGGTGGAAAAATAGTATATGAAAAGAAATAA
- a CDS encoding APC family permease: MGISENSELKREIGVFGGISIIGGIMIGAGIFYIGSYVLMRVGMNIGLALICWLIGGLISLMGGLCFAELGSMMPKAGGSTVYLNEAYHPVVGFMSGMSSCLLAGPGSIAGLSIALIVSFRTFFTISDVGVKALAVMLIIFLTICNCYGVKRASILQNVSMVAKMIPILLIMISALFIGNIFPDVSLATVNEAAQSTGRSVIGMIAFAVVATLWAYDGWQNLNSLAEEIKEPQRNLPLSLAIGIGGVIILYMLFNFSIFRVLPMEDIKNMIAKGDYYLGTEVARRIFGNTGAAIVVVGMILAIFGSLNGLILSGPRIYYALAKEGHFFKMFLNVHPVYKVPTNAIIAQAIVSITLVLSRNLEQLATLVVFTGMIFKLLTILSVVVFRRKYPNMERPYKVIAYPVTVIITSLVFLGLILNNLAKDPVNSILSCAVQIFAVALYMYFDRKIKRKKIDTEE, encoded by the coding sequence ATGGGTATAAGTGAAAATTCTGAATTAAAAAGAGAAATAGGAGTATTTGGTGGAATTAGTATTATTGGTGGAATAATGATAGGAGCAGGGATTTTTTATATTGGTTCTTATGTGCTTATGAGAGTAGGAATGAATATTGGATTAGCATTGATCTGTTGGTTAATAGGTGGATTGATTAGCTTAATGGGAGGATTATGTTTTGCTGAACTTGGAAGTATGATGCCTAAGGCTGGAGGATCTACAGTCTACTTAAATGAGGCTTATCATCCAGTAGTTGGTTTTATGTCAGGAATGTCATCATGTCTTCTTGCAGGACCCGGCTCAATAGCAGGGCTTTCAATAGCGTTGATTGTATCTTTCAGAACATTTTTCACTATAAGTGATGTAGGGGTAAAAGCATTGGCAGTAATGCTTATAATTTTTCTTACTATATGCAATTGTTATGGTGTAAAAAGGGCTTCAATACTTCAGAATGTATCAATGGTAGCAAAAATGATACCTATTCTTTTGATTATGATATCAGCTTTGTTTATAGGAAATATTTTTCCAGATGTTTCATTGGCTACAGTAAATGAAGCAGCTCAAAGTACAGGAAGAAGTGTTATAGGTATGATAGCTTTTGCTGTAGTTGCAACTTTATGGGCATATGATGGATGGCAGAACTTGAATTCTCTGGCTGAAGAGATAAAAGAACCTCAAAGAAATTTGCCTCTGTCACTAGCAATTGGAATTGGTGGAGTAATAATATTATATATGCTGTTTAATTTCTCTATATTTCGTGTTCTTCCAATGGAAGATATTAAAAATATGATTGCCAAAGGAGATTATTATTTGGGAACAGAAGTTGCCAGAAGAATATTTGGAAATACAGGTGCAGCAATAGTTGTTGTAGGAATGATACTTGCTATCTTTGGTTCATTAAATGGATTAATATTATCAGGCCCACGTATTTATTACGCTCTAGCGAAAGAAGGACATTTCTTTAAGATGTTTTTAAATGTACATCCTGTATATAAAGTTCCAACAAATGCAATAATAGCTCAGGCAATAGTTTCAATAACTCTTGTATTATCACGTAATTTGGAACAACTGGCTACTCTGGTTGTATTTACTGGAATGATTTTTAAACTTCTGACAATATTATCAGTTGTTGTATTTCGTAGAAAATATCCAAATATGGAGCGTCCATATAAGGTAATAGCTTACCCTGTAACAGTTATTATAACATCTTTGGTATTCTTAGGACTGATATTGAATAATCTTGCTAAAGACCCAGTAAACTCTATTTTAAGCTGTGCAGTTCAAATATTTGCAGTAGCATTATATATGTATTTTGACAGGAAAATTAAAAGAAAAAAAATAGATACAGAAGAATAA
- a CDS encoding sigma-70 family RNA polymerase sigma factor — translation MENPYLIQKAKQGNDEAINEIFESFNKLIYFLARNYFIIGGDKEDILQEARIGLLKAITYYNFDKKASFKTFAALCIKRHLITVIKSSFTGKNKILNFALSICTEKDDFHYDDYNYSGTVKNYYNPEEIYLEKEKYNALKKYVKMNLSKMENELFEYILLEMTYMEIAKKTGRTPKSVDNAIQRIKKKLKNFFKEYSTV, via the coding sequence ATGGAAAATCCATACCTGATTCAAAAAGCTAAACAAGGAAATGATGAAGCAATAAATGAAATTTTTGAATCTTTTAACAAACTTATTTATTTTTTAGCAAGAAATTATTTTATTATTGGTGGAGATAAGGAAGATATTCTTCAAGAAGCAAGAATAGGTCTTTTGAAAGCTATAACTTATTATAACTTTGATAAAAAAGCTTCATTTAAAACTTTTGCTGCCCTATGCATTAAAAGACATTTAATCACTGTAATAAAAAGTTCTTTTACTGGAAAAAATAAAATATTAAATTTTGCTCTTTCTATTTGTACTGAAAAAGATGACTTTCATTATGATGATTATAATTATTCAGGAACTGTAAAAAATTATTATAATCCAGAAGAAATTTATTTAGAAAAAGAAAAATATAATGCTTTAAAAAAATATGTAAAAATGAATTTAAGTAAAATGGAAAATGAACTTTTTGAATATATTCTTTTAGAAATGACATATATGGAAATAGCTAAAAAAACAGGAAGGACTCCTAAATCAGTAGATAATGCCATACAAAGAATTAAGAAAAAGTTAAAAAATTTTTTTAAAGAATATAGTACTGTTTAA
- a CDS encoding sigma-70 family RNA polymerase sigma factor yields MENWYIIQKIRKGNQRAVEKIIKKYEKLIFSTAEKYFFYGAEKEDVLQEAYIGFLKAVNSYKRNKNTSFITYAVVCIKNHLIATFKKFNSSKQQILNEAINNSSKNMLNMYEGFTYKIFPSKQFHTPEEILIAKEKAELLQNFLETNLTKAEKEILTYILKELSYTEISKLTNKSPKVIDNAIQRIKRKAKAYMKKYDSYDI; encoded by the coding sequence ATGGAAAATTGGTATATAATCCAAAAAATAAGAAAAGGAAATCAAAGAGCTGTTGAAAAAATTATAAAGAAATATGAGAAACTTATTTTTTCTACTGCTGAGAAATACTTTTTTTATGGTGCTGAAAAAGAAGATGTTTTACAAGAAGCTTATATTGGTTTTCTAAAAGCTGTTAATTCATACAAGAGAAATAAAAATACCTCTTTTATAACTTATGCAGTTGTTTGTATTAAAAATCATTTAATAGCTACTTTTAAAAAATTTAATTCAAGCAAACAGCAAATATTAAATGAAGCTATAAATAATTCTTCCAAAAATATGTTAAATATGTATGAAGGTTTCACCTATAAAATATTTCCCAGTAAGCAATTCCATACTCCAGAAGAAATATTAATAGCTAAAGAAAAAGCTGAATTATTACAAAATTTTTTAGAAACTAATTTAACAAAGGCTGAGAAAGAAATACTAACATACATACTTAAAGAACTTTCCTATACAGAAATATCAAAATTAACAAATAAAAGTCCTAAAGTTATTGATAATGCTATTCAAAGAATAAAAAGGAAAGCTAAAGCATACATGAAAAAATATGATTCTTATGATATTTAA
- a CDS encoding xanthine phosphoribosyltransferase: MKLLKEYIEKNGKAIGTNILKVDSFLNHQIDPNLMMAMGEEFKRRFEDQGVNKILTIEASGIAIGLAAAYAFNVPLVFAKKKIPSTMGEFYTARVFSFTKNKDYTICVAKEFLTPNDKILIVDDFLAMGNAVLGLKTLVESAGAEVIGAGIAVEKGFQQGEKLLTDNGVKVEALAVVDSLENGIIKFR, from the coding sequence ATGAAATTATTAAAAGAATATATAGAGAAAAATGGCAAAGCCATTGGAACGAATATTCTAAAAGTAGATAGTTTTTTAAACCATCAGATAGATCCCAATTTAATGATGGCTATGGGAGAAGAATTCAAAAGAAGGTTTGAAGATCAAGGAGTTAATAAAATACTTACAATAGAAGCTTCTGGAATTGCAATAGGTTTAGCTGCTGCTTATGCTTTTAATGTACCTCTTGTTTTTGCTAAAAAGAAAATTCCTTCTACGATGGGAGAATTTTATACAGCCAGAGTATTTTCATTCACTAAAAATAAAGATTATACAATTTGTGTAGCTAAAGAATTTTTAACACCTAATGATAAAATACTTATTGTAGATGATTTTCTAGCTATGGGAAATGCTGTATTAGGGCTTAAAACATTAGTTGAGTCTGCTGGTGCTGAAGTTATTGGTGCTGGTATAGCAGTAGAAAAAGGATTTCAGCAAGGTGAAAAATTATTGACTGATAATGGTGTTAAAGTTGAAGCTCTTGCTGTTGTTGATTCACTTGAAAATGGCATTATCAAATTTAGATAA
- a CDS encoding amino acid ABC transporter substrate-binding protein: MKKLFMAVLVIMVLASTSLFAADGSLEKVKKDGYFVVGLDATFAPMGFRDENEEIVGFDIDLAKEVAKRMGVEARFKPCEWDGIIFDLRSKNIDMVWNGMTITEERSKQAAFSTPYLVDGQIIFSRKGAEINKVTELEGKVVGVQLGSSGSLAVERNAIAPKLKEIKKYATNVEALLDLEAGRVDAVVMDAISGKYYNAKKNTLSFSEESLSDEYFAVALRKQDKALLDEINRLLDEMKKDGTFDQISLKWLGTTK, encoded by the coding sequence ATGAAAAAATTATTTATGGCGGTTTTAGTTATTATGGTATTGGCTTCTACTAGTTTATTTGCAGCTGATGGTTCTTTGGAAAAAGTAAAAAAAGATGGATATTTTGTAGTTGGGTTAGATGCTACATTTGCTCCAATGGGATTCAGAGACGAAAATGAGGAAATAGTTGGATTTGATATTGACCTTGCTAAAGAAGTTGCTAAGAGAATGGGTGTTGAAGCAAGATTTAAACCTTGTGAATGGGATGGAATCATTTTTGATCTTAGAAGTAAAAATATTGATATGGTATGGAATGGTATGACAATAACTGAAGAAAGAAGTAAACAGGCTGCTTTCTCTACTCCATATCTTGTAGATGGTCAAATTATTTTTTCTAGAAAAGGTGCTGAAATAAATAAGGTCACTGAATTAGAAGGAAAAGTAGTAGGAGTTCAATTAGGAAGTTCTGGATCATTGGCTGTTGAAAGAAATGCTATTGCTCCAAAACTTAAAGAAATCAAAAAATATGCAACGAATGTTGAAGCACTTCTTGATCTTGAAGCTGGAAGAGTAGATGCAGTAGTCATGGATGCCATCTCTGGAAAATATTATAATGCTAAGAAAAATACTTTAAGTTTTTCTGAAGAATCTCTATCTGATGAATACTTTGCAGTAGCTTTAAGAAAACAAGATAAAGCCTTATTAGATGAAATCAATAGATTGTTAGATGAAATGAAAAAAGATGGAACATTTGATCAAATTTCTTTAAAATGGCTAGGAACAACTAAATAA
- a CDS encoding amino acid ABC transporter permease, with amino-acid sequence MDGNVIFILKGMKLTVNLYIVTMLFSLPLGILLSLGRVSKNTTLSNIIQVYTWIFRGTPLLLQLFFVYYGLPVVGITLSPFAAASLTFVINYTAYFCEIFRGSILGIDPGQYEAAKVLGMKYWQTMIRIIIPQALITALPPLSNEAISLIKDTSLVSAIGMAEILRNSREIVTRDFSITPFFICAVVYLGLSTIVVLFFKKMEKKVMI; translated from the coding sequence ATGGATGGAAATGTAATATTTATTTTAAAAGGTATGAAATTAACTGTTAACTTATATATTGTAACTATGCTTTTCTCTCTTCCTCTAGGGATATTATTATCCCTAGGAAGAGTTTCAAAAAATACAACATTAAGCAATATAATTCAAGTGTATACATGGATATTTAGAGGAACTCCTCTACTACTCCAGCTTTTCTTTGTGTACTATGGTCTTCCAGTAGTTGGTATTACTTTATCGCCTTTTGCTGCTGCTTCTCTTACATTTGTTATAAATTATACAGCTTATTTCTGTGAGATATTTAGAGGAAGCATTCTGGGAATTGATCCAGGACAATATGAGGCTGCAAAAGTACTTGGTATGAAGTACTGGCAGACTATGATTAGAATAATAATTCCACAAGCTCTTATTACAGCACTTCCACCATTATCTAATGAAGCTATCTCTCTTATTAAAGATACTTCATTAGTTTCTGCTATTGGAATGGCTGAAATATTAAGAAATTCAAGAGAAATTGTTACTCGTGATTTCTCAATAACACCATTTTTTATATGTGCAGTTGTTTATTTAGGGCTTTCTACAATAGTTGTTTTATTCTTTAAAAAAATGGAAAAAAAGGTGATGATATAA
- a CDS encoding amino acid ABC transporter ATP-binding protein, which produces MIIQVNNLSKQYLEGDIILKNINLDIEKGEVVSIIGPSGGGKSTLLRCLIGLEEIDSGDIKVPDKKKMGMVFQSFNLFPHKTAIQNIMESLIIVDKMDKSEAKKIAYDLLEKVGLKDRADFYPKALSGGQKQRVAIARALARNPEVLLFDEPTSALDPDMVKEVLNVIEQLRESSNITMIIVSHEIDFVNQISDRIVVMENGNIKDIVVNKKKRQVS; this is translated from the coding sequence ATGATTATCCAAGTTAATAATTTATCTAAACAGTATTTAGAAGGAGATATAATACTTAAAAATATCAATCTTGATATAGAAAAAGGAGAAGTTGTTTCTATTATAGGTCCATCTGGTGGTGGAAAATCTACCCTTCTCAGATGTCTTATTGGGTTGGAGGAAATAGATTCTGGAGATATAAAAGTTCCTGATAAAAAGAAAATGGGAATGGTTTTTCAATCTTTTAATCTTTTTCCTCATAAAACAGCAATTCAAAATATAATGGAGTCACTGATAATTGTAGATAAAATGGATAAATCTGAAGCAAAGAAAATAGCCTATGATCTTTTAGAAAAAGTTGGACTTAAAGATAGAGCTGATTTTTATCCTAAAGCTCTTTCTGGAGGTCAAAAACAAAGAGTAGCTATTGCCAGAGCTTTAGCAAGAAATCCAGAAGTTTTGCTTTTTGATGAACCTACATCTGCTCTTGATCCTGATATGGTAAAAGAAGTATTGAATGTTATTGAACAGCTTAGAGAATCAAGTAATATAACCATGATAATAGTAAGCCATGAAATAGATTTTGTTAATCAAATTTCTGATAGAATAGTTGTTATGGAAAATGGAAATATAAAAGATATAGTAGTGAATAAAAAGAAGAGACAGGTTTCCTAA
- a CDS encoding ATP-binding cassette domain-containing protein: MQNMVHQDIPALVIDDVSKIYVQWQRSGKIKDIIKNLFSPERKEIKALDRLSFKVSPGEFLAYAGANGAGKSTTIKILSGILQPTSGNISVLGMSPVKERIKLMENIGVLFGQRTELWWDHPVITSYEWKKSVWNIPQDIFDENLAMVIELLDLSDILKTFARELSLGQRMRADLGMLLLHNPKIIFLDEPTLGLDVLAKKKMINFLKKLNKEKGVTIIVTSHDMDDLEEMAERIILLSKGQIAFDGKFEELRKVQNNSSRLIITSSGEAPILDEMELIITEEGKHSYKFDKERIKINEIFKKLSQYPEIIDIEIIKAPIEDIIADLYNSWKK, from the coding sequence ATGCAAAATATGGTTCACCAAGATATTCCAGCTTTGGTCATAGATGATGTAAGTAAAATATATGTACAGTGGCAAAGGAGTGGAAAAATAAAGGATATAATAAAAAATCTTTTTTCACCAGAAAGAAAAGAGATAAAAGCTTTAGATAGATTGTCTTTTAAAGTATCACCAGGAGAATTTTTGGCTTATGCTGGGGCAAATGGAGCTGGTAAAAGTACTACAATAAAAATACTTTCAGGAATATTACAACCAACTAGTGGAAATATTTCAGTATTAGGAATGTCACCTGTGAAAGAACGAATAAAGCTTATGGAAAATATAGGAGTGCTATTTGGTCAAAGGACAGAACTCTGGTGGGATCATCCTGTAATAACGAGTTATGAATGGAAAAAATCTGTATGGAATATACCACAAGATATTTTTGATGAAAATCTTGCTATGGTTATTGAACTTTTGGACTTATCTGACATATTGAAAACATTTGCAAGAGAACTTAGTTTAGGTCAACGTATGAGAGCTGATTTAGGAATGCTGCTTCTGCATAATCCTAAAATAATATTTTTAGATGAGCCAACATTAGGGCTTGATGTTCTTGCAAAGAAAAAAATGATAAATTTTTTAAAAAAATTAAATAAGGAGAAAGGGGTAACAATAATTGTAACAAGTCATGATATGGATGATTTGGAAGAGATGGCAGAAAGAATAATATTGCTCTCTAAAGGACAGATAGCTTTTGATGGAAAATTTGAAGAATTGAGAAAAGTACAGAATAATTCTTCTAGATTGATTATAACCTCAAGCGGTGAAGCTCCAATTTTAGATGAAATGGAACTTATAATTACAGAAGAAGGAAAACATAGTTACAAGTTTGATAAAGAAAGAATTAAAATAAATGAAATTTTTAAAAAACTTTCTCAATATCCAGAAATTATTGATATAGAAATAATAAAAGCACCAATAGAAGACATAATAGCTGATTTATATAACAGCTGGAAAAAATAA
- a CDS encoding ABC-2 family transporter protein, which produces MDKIKTLIRMFKIYGKMDLLWFLRDTKYCLMYIFSDMISTLAVVVGVFLLAVKFDGIGGMTEKEIIFMLGYSVLVEGIFALFFISNNAGQISRTIGRGQMDHKMIQPLPVWIQLATEGFSPVSGNGVLFCGVGLVCYSISSSKISFSGIWVVMLLVNLAASCTIMICTIYILSCTAFYAPAAAEEIASVGTEMFESLKNYPLGGMSKSTQIFFCSLIPVGMIAWLPSRILLGKFNIMIFMIIIAAMFLILAVLVFKKGMRYYAKYGSPRYSSFGHR; this is translated from the coding sequence GTGGATAAAATAAAAACTTTAATAAGAATGTTTAAAATATATGGAAAGATGGATTTATTATGGTTTTTAAGAGATACTAAATATTGCTTGATGTATATATTTTCTGACATGATATCAACATTGGCAGTTGTGGTGGGAGTGTTTCTTTTAGCAGTAAAATTTGATGGTATTGGAGGAATGACTGAAAAAGAGATAATATTTATGTTAGGATATTCTGTACTGGTAGAAGGCATATTTGCATTGTTTTTCATAAGTAATAATGCAGGGCAAATAAGCAGAACAATAGGAAGAGGACAGATGGATCATAAAATGATACAACCGCTCCCAGTATGGATACAGTTAGCAACAGAAGGATTTTCCCCTGTATCTGGAAATGGAGTATTATTTTGTGGTGTGGGATTAGTCTGTTATTCAATTTCTTCTTCTAAAATAAGTTTTTCTGGCATATGGGTAGTAATGCTTTTAGTAAATTTAGCAGCCTCTTGTACTATAATGATATGTACAATATACATATTATCCTGTACAGCTTTTTATGCTCCAGCTGCAGCAGAAGAAATAGCATCAGTTGGAACTGAAATGTTTGAATCATTAAAAAACTATCCACTTGGAGGAATGAGTAAATCAACACAGATTTTCTTTTGTTCACTGATACCAGTTGGAATGATAGCATGGTTACCAAGCAGAATACTTTTAGGTAAATTTAATATTATGATATTTATGATAATAATAGCAGCAATGTTTCTTATTTTAGCTGTATTAGTTTTTAAAAAGGGGATGAGATATTATGCAAAATATGGTTCACCAAGATATTCCAGCTTTGGTCATAGATGA